Genomic segment of Scardovia inopinata JCM 12537:
ACCAACCCTTCCTGAGCCTTACGGCCTTCACGGGCACCGGCAGCCTTGATGCCTCGGGCACGGATAATTTCCTTAGCCCGTTCCACATCGCCTTCAGCCTCAGTCAAAGCTTTCTTGACGTCCATCATGCCTGCGCCGGTGGCGTCACGCAGCTGCTTAATCAAAGCAGCGGTAATTTGTGCCATGATTTACTCCTCTTGCTTGTTACTCGTTCTTGTCAGCAGTTTCCTGCTTCTCATCCTGTGATTCCTGAGCAGAAGCCTCGGACTCCTTGTCGGGATCAGCCTTCTCAGTTTTATCTTCAGACTTATTTTCTTTATCTTCAGTCTTATCCTGAGTCAGCAGATCCTTTTCCCACTCAGCCATGGGTTGGGCGGAAGCGTCAGCACCAGTGTCATCCTTGCCTGCCTTGCCGGAACGAGCCAGCAGGCCTTCAGCAACTGCATCTGCCATCAGGGAGGTCAGGAGACGGACACCACGAATAGCGTCATCGTTTGCTGGAATAGCATAATCAACAGAATCGGGATCGCAGTTGGTATCAACCAGGGCTACCACGGGAATATTCAGTTTGTGGGCCTCTTCAACTGCAAGTGCTTCCTTATTGATATCTACCACAAAGAGAGCAGAAGGAGTACGGTTCATAGTGCGAATACCGCCCAGCTGCTTCACCAGCTTGTCCTTTTCACGCTCAAGCAGGAGAAGCTCCTTCTTGGTCAGACCGCTGGAACGAACGTCAGAGAAATCCATCTCTTCCAGTTCCTTCATACGGGCAACACGCTTGGAAACGGTCTGGAAATTGGTGAGCATACCACCCAGCCAGCGCTCAGACACATAGGGCATTCCCACCCTGGTTGCCTCAGCAGCAATAGCTTCGGAAGCCTGCTTCTTGGTTCCAACAAAAAGAACAGTACCATTGTGAGCTACTGTCTCCTTGATGAAGGTGTATGCGGCATCGATCATGTCCAAAGACTTGAACAGGTTAATGATATGGATGCCATTGCGTTCCATAAGAATGAACTGCTTCATCTTAGGATTCCAACGGCGGGTCTGATGACCAAAGTGAACGCCAGCATTGAGCATCTGGCTCATGGTAATTTGTGCCATGATATACCTTTCCTTGTCGGTTCTTGCCTGGCTATGCGCACCTGAGTACAACTTCCCTAGGAAAACCTCAGAAAGCCGACCGACACAGGGCGTCGCTTGCATAGCGCGAATTTACGTGCAGTAGACACCATAAATCAGATTCTTTCCGCAGGCGACTGCAGAAAAAATCAAAAACACGCACAACTAATCGTATAGGACAGAGTAGATAAAACCACCAGAATCGGTTCCTTTCGACTCTGCCATACATATGTTAATTATATGTTAGTTCTTCTGCCGAGACCTCATGTATCTGAGAGCGGCTCGTCTTTCTTCTTTTTCCAGCCGATCGAGGTAAACGTGTCCGTCCAAATGATCACATTCATGCTGGAGCATCCTGCCCATCAACCCATGCCCTTCGAGGACTTTCTTATGACCGTTCAGATCAATCCCCTCTACCCGGGCATAGTCAGCCCGTCTGGTTTTGTACCACAGGCCTGGAACAGACAAGCAGCCTTCGTCTCCGTACTGTTCCCCTGATGTTTTAACCAGACGCGGATTCAGAATATAGTCCACTTTTCCTTCAATGTTGAAGGAAAAGGCCCTGAGTCCTACTCCAATTTGATTGGCCGATAGCCCAGCCCGGCCCGGATCATCAACTGTATCTGTCAGATCCCGAACCAGGCTGCGAATTGCCGGCGTGATAGTAGTGATAGGGTCACAGACAGTGCGAAGAATAGGATCGGGCACACAACGGATTTCCCTAATAGACACAATACTCCTTTATAGTGGTAGTGCATGTAGATACACCAAATAAATTCACAGCTAAGAGCTTACCTCAGACTGCTGTAAGTCGAATCAGCTCCTGTCTGGTTCTACGAAGCAGAAGAGCCTGCCTGAGAAGAGGCGGCTGAGTCTGATTCAGTCAAAATTTCTGCAGCAGCAGTATCTGCCGACTGCGCATCAGTCTTATCCTGCTTACCCTTATCCTGCTTATCCTGGTCTTGGGAAGCAGGATCTTCTTTTGGCTCAGCTTCGTCTTTAGATATCCTGACATACTTGCCTACTGAATCATTAATGGCATCCTTCGCCTTGGTAAGCATGGGGTCAATCTTTTCCTGGGCCTTGTTGATCACAGGATCAATCTTTTTCTGTGCCTGTTTCAAAGACCTTTGAGTAGACTCAGAAACAGTGTCCGCAGCCTCCATAATTCTGACCGTAGGAGCCTTGGGCATAGTACTTGGTTTGGGTGCATACATATCAGTATTGATCAGGTTCTCATATTTTTTCAGGATAGCCTTTCTGACAACCTTCATAGAAGGGGTCATCGTCTTGTCCTTCTGCGAGAAATCATCAGGGATAATAATAAATTTACGAACAGATTCCGCTCTGGAAACAGTTGCATTGGCCTGATCTACGTATTCCTGAACGAAGGACCTGACGGAATCGTCCTTGCACGCTTCTTCCATAGTTACAGAGCTGTCCCTGCCCTGTGACGAGAGCCATGCCGACAGCATATCTTTGTCAAGAGTAATAAGAGCAGAAATAAAGGGCCGGCCATCCCCTATCACTACAGCCTGGGAAACAATAGGACAGGTCTTGATAGTATCCTCCATCGGTGCCGGAGATACATTTTTCCCACCAGCCGTAATAATGATATCCTTCTTGCGGCCAATGATATAAATGAAACCGTCATCATCGATCTGAGCCAAATCTCCAGTTTTCACCCATAAATGGTCAGGACCGTCAAAAGCATCATCGGTTCTAGCAGGGTCGTTGTAATAA
This window contains:
- the def gene encoding peptide deformylase — protein: MSIREIRCVPDPILRTVCDPITTITPAIRSLVRDLTDTVDDPGRAGLSANQIGVGLRAFSFNIEGKVDYILNPRLVKTSGEQYGDEGCLSVPGLWYKTRRADYARVEGIDLNGHKKVLEGHGLMGRMLQHECDHLDGHVYLDRLEKEERRAALRYMRSRQKN
- the rpsB gene encoding 30S ribosomal protein S2, translating into MAQITMSQMLNAGVHFGHQTRRWNPKMKQFILMERNGIHIINLFKSLDMIDAAYTFIKETVAHNGTVLFVGTKKQASEAIAAEATRVGMPYVSERWLGGMLTNFQTVSKRVARMKELEEMDFSDVRSSGLTKKELLLLEREKDKLVKQLGGIRTMNRTPSALFVVDINKEALAVEEAHKLNIPVVALVDTNCDPDSVDYAIPANDDAIRGVRLLTSLMADAVAEGLLARSGKAGKDDTGADASAQPMAEWEKDLLTQDKTEDKENKSEDKTEKADPDKESEASAQESQDEKQETADKNE